Proteins encoded by one window of Candidatus Bipolaricaulota bacterium:
- a CDS encoding D-glycerate dehydrogenase, translating to MMADIYVTCRVFAEEIERLRAAGHTVVMRDAPGPIGREELLQNVGNADALICLLSNRIDKAVIDRGKRLRIIANLGVGYDNIDVAAARKRGIVVTNTPGALTETTADLTFGLLLAAARRIVEADSYTRAGEFRGWELMQPHLGLDVYGKTLGIVGMGRIGTAVARRGHFGFGMPVIYHNRHRNEPAEQELDARWVPFAELLGESDFVCVHTPLTEETRHLFDRDAFRRMKKSAILVNVARGPVVDEEALVWALETGEIAGAGIDVYENEPEVHPGLIKLHERVVLTPHIGSASEATRRALARIAADNVLAVLAGEQPLTPVS from the coding sequence ATGATGGCTGATATCTACGTCACCTGTCGTGTGTTTGCGGAGGAGATCGAGCGGCTGCGGGCCGCGGGCCATACGGTCGTGATGCGCGATGCACCCGGTCCGATCGGGCGGGAAGAGCTGCTGCAAAACGTTGGGAACGCCGATGCCCTCATCTGTCTCCTCTCCAATCGGATCGATAAGGCAGTGATCGATCGCGGGAAGCGGTTGCGGATCATCGCCAACCTCGGGGTCGGGTACGACAACATCGACGTTGCCGCGGCGCGGAAGCGGGGGATCGTCGTCACCAACACCCCCGGCGCCCTCACTGAGACGACGGCCGATCTCACCTTCGGGCTTCTGCTCGCCGCCGCGCGGCGGATCGTCGAGGCCGATTCCTACACCCGGGCCGGGGAGTTCCGCGGCTGGGAGCTGATGCAGCCCCACCTCGGGCTCGACGTGTACGGAAAGACGCTCGGGATCGTGGGGATGGGACGGATCGGGACCGCGGTCGCCCGGCGGGGGCATTTCGGGTTCGGGATGCCGGTGATCTACCACAACCGCCATCGCAACGAGCCGGCGGAGCAGGAGCTCGACGCCCGTTGGGTCCCGTTCGCCGAGCTGCTCGGGGAGAGCGACTTCGTCTGCGTCCACACCCCACTCACCGAGGAGACAAGGCATCTGTTCGACCGCGATGCGTTCCGGCGGATGAAGAAATCAGCGATCCTGGTGAACGTGGCGCGCGGACCGGTGGTCGACGAAGAGGCGCTGGTGTGGGCGCTGGAGACGGGAGAGATCGCCGGGGCGGGGATCGACGTGTACGAGAACGAGCCCGAAGTCCATCCCGGTCTCATAAAACTCCATGAACGGGTCGTCCTCACCCCGCACATCGGGAGCGCGAGCGAGGCGACGCGGCGGGCGCTGGCGAGGATCGCGGCCGATAACGTCCTTGCGGTCCTCGCCGGAGAGCAGCCCCTCACCCCGGTCAGCTGA